The segment GCCCTGTATACCTACTTTTGCACGAGTTAAATACGTGCTACCTGAGACGTGCTACGTGATACGAGAAAGAACATGAAAAGAACCAAAGTAAAAGAAGTCCTTCAGACGCCCGCCAGCGGACAGGAGGTATTGGTAAAAGGTTGGGTGCGCACCAAGCGCGGCAACAAGTTTGTGACATTTATCGCCGTGAATGACGGCTCTACAATCCATAATATCCAGGTGGTGGCTGACATGACCTTGTTCACCGACGAGGCCCTGAAGGAAGTTACCACTGGCGCCAGTGTGTCTGTACTGGGTTCTTTGGTTCAAAGCCAGGGCAAAGGCCAGTCCGTTGAGATTCAGGCCCGCACCATTGAAGTGCTAGGTACTGCTGATCCTGAGACGTATCCGTTGCAGAAGAAAGGCCATTCTTTGGAGTTCCTGCGGGAGATTGCTCACCTGCGCCCGCGCACCAACACGTTTGGGGCGGTATTGCGCATCAGGCATGCCATGGCCTTCGCGGTTCACCAGTACTTCAATAACAAAGGATTCTTCTACATCCATACGCCAATCATCACGGCCTCAGATGCTGAAGGAGCAGGTGAAATGTTCAGGGTAACCACGCTTGACCCGGTAAACCCACCCAAGACCGAGACAGGCGAAGTAGACTTTTCAGAAGACTTCTTCGGGAAATCTACCAACCTGACGGTGTCTGGCCAATTAGAGGGCGAAGTAACCGCCATGGCTTTGTCTGAGATCTACACCTTCGGACCAACGTTCCGGGCCGAGAACTCCAACACCAGCCGTCACTTAGCGGAGTTCTGGATGATTGAACCAGAGATGGCTTTCTATGAACTGGAAGACAACATGGACCTGGCCGAGGACTTCCTGAAGTACCTGGTGCGCTATGCCCTGGACAACTGCATGGATGATCTCCAGTTCCTGAACGACATGTATGACAAAGAACTGCTTAGCCGCCTGAACTTTGTGGTAGAGAATGATTTCCAGCGTTTAACTTACACCGAAGCCATTGACGTGCTGGTAGGTGCCAAACAGAAGTTTGAGTACAAAGTGGAATGGGGCACTGACCTACAGAGTGAGCATGAACGCTACCTGGTAGAGAAGCACTACAAGAAACCGGTAATCCTGACCAACTACCCTAAAGACATCAAGTCTTTCTATATGAAGCTCAACGATGACGGCAAAACTGTGCGGGCAATGGACGTGTTGTTCCCGGGCATTGGGGAAATCATTGGCGGCTCACAGCGTGAGGAAAGCTACGAGAAACTGGTGACGCGTATGCGGGAAATGGGCGTACCGGAGAAAGAAATGTGGTGGTTCCTGGATACCCGTCGTTTTGGAACTGTGCCGCACAGCGGATTCGGTTTAGGCTTTGAGCGTCTGTTGCTGTTTGTAACCGGCATGGGCAACATAAGAGACGTAATTCCTTTCCCACGTTTCCCGAAAAGCGCAGAGTTTTAAACTGCTCTTAGATAAACACTTCATAACAGCCGCCCTCCTGTTCTTATACAGTAGGGCGGTTCTGTTTTACCGCTCTTTTAAGAAAATAACCTCGTTTCTATAATGACATCTCTAAATCTGAAATGGCAGACAGGCTTTTAGAAGACCAATACTCATTTGGGGTTTATCAAGTGATTCAATTTCCTTGATCTTTCTTTTGAATTTACCCGTACTGCCACGTACTATTCTCCTTTCTAGCTTTTATCGCTTCAGAGTCGTTAAGAAATGGTCATTACTCCTGATAAATTCTGTGCTTCAGCAATCCACTTTACTTAGTATAATCATATATTTATTAGTTTCAGACAAATACACCTAAAATATTTAGTATTTTTAATATATATTATTTTACTTTGTATTGACAAACAAACTTTACAAACCCACTAACAGCCAAACTATGATAAGACGCTTTACTCTACTCGTGTTTATGTTTGCTTGGGCATTAGGTTCCACGCAAGCCCAGAGCATTAAACAAAAAAGCAAAGAGCGCGCGGCGTTAATGAAGCAAAAAGAAAAAGAACGTGCTGAATTAGCGAAGCAGAGAGCGAAGGAGCGGAAAGAATTTGCCAAGCAAAAGCAAATTGCCCGTGAAGCACTCATTGACGCTAAATACGAGGCCTTGGATATTGCTTACATGGAAAGAGAAGAGGCCAGAAGAATAGCTGAGAAAGAAAGACTCGCGGCCCTCAAGCAGAAAGAAGAGGAAAGAGAAAACGCCATAAAGGAAAAACAACGGGCTGCTAAAGAAAAAGAGCGCCAGGCTAAGCTTGCCATCAAGCAAAAAGAAGAAGCTAAAAAGCTAGCTGCCAAAGAACGTACGCGGGCTTTAAAAGAAAAAGAAGCTGCCCGTAGAGAAGAAGAGGCCAAACGTAAATTAGAGGCCAAAGAAAAAGAGGCAAAGGAGAAATTGGCAACTAATAAATAGCTTTTCCTTAGGTTAGCCAAAATCTATTTATACAAATCCTGCAGGCATTCGCTTCTATCACGTAACTGATTTTAGCTCATTCCGCACAGCTTTATTCATTACGGAGAGTGGCTCGAGGAAACACTTTACTGCCACCCTTCCTACTCACTTGGATCAGATGCCAGCTATCTGGGCTATTCCTTCGCTTGTGCAAATGGAACAGCCGGTATCCGTTTTAACTCTTCTTTTTTAAAACAGACGACAAATTTAAACTGAGTTCTGCCATGCCTCTCTCCAGTCCCGCTCCTCAAGCCAATGAGCAAGGCTTCTTCTTAAGCTTTGACAAAGAACTGCTTCAACTAGATGCCATTCACGGTTTCCTTACTGAGACGTATTGGGCGAAAGGGATTCCCAGGCAAGTAGTAGCCCGGGCCATTGAGCATTCCTTGTGCGTGGGAGTGTATCACATGAAAAAACAGGCAGGCTTTGCGCGGGTCATTACAGACTACACCACCTTTGCCTACCTCTGCGATGTCTTTGTTTTAGAACCTTACCGCGGTAACGGACTCTCAAAATGGATGGTGCAGACGTTCAGAGATCACCCGGAACTACAGGGCCTCCGCCGCTGGATGTTGGCCACCCAGGATGCGCACAGCCTGTACGCTCAACTAGGCTTTGAGCCCCTTCCCCAACCAGAGCGTTTTATGCAACTACACACGCCTAACATGTACCAGAAACAAAAGCAAAGCACTTGAGATACTCAAAGAGAGCCTAAGGTCATAGGCGTTTCTTGCTTCTTTTCCGTAAAAGAGGGCAAAACAGAAATGACCTATGTTGCCTATACTTTTTCGCACAGAGCAGAAGAAATCATCTCAGAGGCTTTTCCTCTATGTAGCTTTCCTTGTTTTCGGTCTTATACAAGCGTGCAGTAGCACCAGTAATTTACCTCCTGCTCAAACAACAAGTGACTTTTATCAG is part of the Rufibacter tibetensis genome and harbors:
- the asnS gene encoding asparagine--tRNA ligase gives rise to the protein MKRTKVKEVLQTPASGQEVLVKGWVRTKRGNKFVTFIAVNDGSTIHNIQVVADMTLFTDEALKEVTTGASVSVLGSLVQSQGKGQSVEIQARTIEVLGTADPETYPLQKKGHSLEFLREIAHLRPRTNTFGAVLRIRHAMAFAVHQYFNNKGFFYIHTPIITASDAEGAGEMFRVTTLDPVNPPKTETGEVDFSEDFFGKSTNLTVSGQLEGEVTAMALSEIYTFGPTFRAENSNTSRHLAEFWMIEPEMAFYELEDNMDLAEDFLKYLVRYALDNCMDDLQFLNDMYDKELLSRLNFVVENDFQRLTYTEAIDVLVGAKQKFEYKVEWGTDLQSEHERYLVEKHYKKPVILTNYPKDIKSFYMKLNDDGKTVRAMDVLFPGIGEIIGGSQREESYEKLVTRMREMGVPEKEMWWFLDTRRFGTVPHSGFGLGFERLLLFVTGMGNIRDVIPFPRFPKSAEF
- a CDS encoding GNAT family N-acetyltransferase, whose product is MPLSSPAPQANEQGFFLSFDKELLQLDAIHGFLTETYWAKGIPRQVVARAIEHSLCVGVYHMKKQAGFARVITDYTTFAYLCDVFVLEPYRGNGLSKWMVQTFRDHPELQGLRRWMLATQDAHSLYAQLGFEPLPQPERFMQLHTPNMYQKQKQST